The Impatiens glandulifera chromosome 3, dImpGla2.1, whole genome shotgun sequence genome contains a region encoding:
- the LOC124931193 gene encoding mitochondrial inner membrane protease subunit 2-like produces MVSLYTWFRYIANKLEYSVSLTAKGYRRGQIANTEFGDSIWRNLLQGRLTHLHWIKGGEEMAPTIQGQGETLLIRKIPIPNPTHVFVGDVVLLKDPDNSENYLVRRLAAIEGNEMVSTDEKDEPFVLEKDECWVLSDNEALKSKEAKDSRTYGPMSMTDIVGRVVYCLRTAVDHGPVENSQFSLRRDLPVLEVELDVDEMARNQKT; encoded by the exons ATGGTTTCCTTGTACACCTGGTTCCGCTACATAGCTAACAAGCTCGAATACTCCGTTTCCCTCACCGCCAAG GGCTATAGACGAGGTCAAATTGCCAATACTGAGTTTGGTGACTCAATATGGAGAAATTTATTACAAGGAAGGTTGACCCACCTACACTGGATCAAAGGGGGAGAGGAAATGGCACCCACAATACAAGGGCAGGGAGAAACCCTTTTGATCCGGAAGATACCAATCCCAAATCCAAC GCATGTTTTTGTGGGGGATGTGGTGTTGTTAAAGGATCCTGACAACTCTGAAAACTATCTTGTTCGAAGATTGGCTGCCATTGAAGGGAATGAAATGGTATCGACAGATGAAAAGGATGAGCCATTTGTATTGGAGAAAGATGAGTGTTGGGTATTGTCTGATAATGAAGCATTGAAGTCCAAG GAAGCTAAAGACAGTAGGACATACGGTCCCATGTCCATGACAGACATAGTTGGTAGAGTAGTGTATTGTTTGAGAACCGCCGTCGATCATGGTCCAGTGGAGAACAG TCAGTTCAGCTTGCGAAGGGATCTGCCTGTGCTGGAAGTTGAGCTTGATGTTGACGAGATGGCAAGGAATCAAAAGACGTAA
- the LOC124931764 gene encoding protein LIGHT-DEPENDENT SHORT HYPOCOTYLS 4-like, with protein sequence MDPLSHDDQQLLQNITFQTNNNNNNNNNISNPSTSNSSSSSSSSSRYENQKRRDWNTFGQYLRNHRPPLSLSRCSGAHVLEFLRYLDQFGKTKVHIQMCPFYGHPIPPSPCPCPLRQAWGSLDALVGRLRAAHEENGGQPETNPFGSRAVRLYLREVRDLQSKARGVSYEKKKRKRPPPVPPHLPPPAAGDEI encoded by the coding sequence ATGGATCCGCTCTCTCATGATGATCAACAACTTCTCCAAAACATCACCTTCcaaaccaacaacaacaacaataataataataatatttctaatcCAAGTACCTCAAACAGCAGCagtagcagcagcagcagcagcagataCGAGAATCAGAAACGCCGGGATTGGAACACCTTCGGACAGTATTTAAGGAACCATCGGCCGCCGCTCTCCCTTTCCCGTTGTAGTGGGGCACACGTCCTTGAATTCCTTCGGTACCTCGACCAGTTTGGAAAAACCAAAGTTCATATTCAGATGTGCCCTTTTTACGGCCATCCAATCCCTCCTTCACCCTGCCCCTGCCCGCTTCGTCAGGCATGGGGTAGCCTCGACGCCCTTGTCGGCCGTCTTCGTGCAGCCCACGAAGAGAACGGCGGACAGCCTGAAACGAACCCTTTTGGGTCCAGAGCTGTCCGTCTATATCTCCGAGAAGTAAGGGATCTACAGTCGAAGGCTAGAGGAGTTAGCtatgagaagaagaaaagaaaacgCCCTCCTCCTGTTCCTCCACACTTGCCGCCGCCAGCTGCAGGGGATGAGATTTGA